A section of the Campylobacter porcelli genome encodes:
- a CDS encoding ATP-binding protein: MKRKCLALFSGGLDSMLAMKLISLQGIEVHALNIDIGFGSDPVKNETLAKRAAMAGASFESVNVRSKYLQDVLFNPKFGYGKQFNPCIDCHGFMFRTAISMLDDYNASFVISGEVVGQRPMSQRNDAMAHVKNLADDKDDIILRPLCAKLLKPTLPEREGWVDRDKLLGLNGRSRTPQLSLAKEFGFSDFESPGGGCPYTMEGFSNRIRDFIKYDKDMSEDDLQSLRYGRHLRLPDGAKMIIGRDQNDNEKLDALKLDKMDSIDCGGIIGARSFIDKNATQSDRELAANLAISYCKSSDNQEYIAKIGTHLIKATKCDKSLAAKYFI; encoded by the coding sequence ATGAAAAGAAAATGTTTAGCCCTATTTAGCGGTGGGCTTGATAGCATGCTAGCTATGAAATTAATCTCACTACAAGGCATAGAAGTTCATGCCTTAAATATAGATATAGGCTTTGGCTCAGATCCTGTTAAAAATGAGACTCTAGCTAAAAGAGCAGCGATGGCAGGAGCTAGTTTTGAGAGTGTAAATGTGCGTAGTAAATATCTCCAAGATGTGCTTTTTAATCCTAAATTTGGATATGGAAAGCAGTTTAATCCATGTATTGATTGTCATGGGTTTATGTTTAGAACAGCTATTTCTATGCTTGATGATTATAATGCAAGTTTTGTAATCAGTGGAGAAGTCGTGGGTCAAAGACCAATGAGCCAAAGAAACGATGCGATGGCACATGTGAAAAATTTAGCCGATGATAAAGATGATATAATCCTTAGACCACTTTGTGCTAAGCTACTAAAGCCTACTTTGCCAGAGCGTGAGGGCTGGGTGGATAGAGATAAGCTTTTAGGCTTAAATGGTAGAAGTAGAACGCCGCAACTAAGCTTAGCTAAGGAGTTTGGATTTAGCGATTTTGAAAGTCCTGGTGGGGGCTGTCCATACACGATGGAGGGCTTTAGCAATAGAATTAGAGATTTTATCAAATATGATAAAGATATGAGCGAAGATGACCTTCAAAGCTTAAGATATGGTAGGCATTTAAGGCTTCCTGATGGTGCTAAAATGATAATTGGCAGGGATCAAAATGATAATGAGAAGCTTGATGCTTTAAAACTTGATAAGATGGATAGCATAGATTGCGGCGGTATCATTGGCGCAAGAAGTTTTATAGATAAAAATGCTACTCAAAGCGATAGAGAATTAGCTGCGAATTTAGCCATAAGCTATTGTAAAAGTAGTGACAATCAAGAGTATATAGCCAAAATCGGCACCCATTTAATAAAAGCTACAAAATGCGATAAAAGCTTAGCTGCTAAATACTTCATATAG
- the dnaG gene encoding DNA primase — protein sequence MISKNSIENLKNIIDIVDVVGSYIPLKKSGANFVCVCPFHNDKHPSMSVSPSKGIYHCFSCKAGGDAIKFVMEYEKLGYAEAIEKLASIYNVSLEYTSSKNEPKVNKKILENLNLHYKTLLYKNPEAINYLKSRSISDAIIEKWELGWAAGSQNTLNLLQNEGIEPKEALEVGAIKQNESGYYASFINRITFPIYNHLGNLVGFGGRTISDNPAKYINSPQSQIFDKSKIFYGYDKAKNEIYRSQSVVICEGYMDCIMLHAAGVNNAVAVLGTALTQKHIPLIKRGDIKVTLSFDSDAAGVNAAFKSSKLLVEHQIDGKVVLISGGKDPAELVASGKEMELKELLSGGVELGEFYITQLVKNLNPKTPLEISKALKAIQEFSFNLDPIVANSYKALVSTLLGIEISSFKLSKNVSVSKAVNIPNKALNLGEKRDIAELSILKNMLINPEYCQIVKQYYGIEIFKDKAAYRAVVGSQSQDNEHIRELELQDNLEEYRSVNELHNAIRPLAVGYYERLLKSAKLTLEEIIECKKRISILKGKR from the coding sequence ATGATTTCTAAAAATAGTATAGAAAATTTAAAAAATATAATTGATATTGTTGATGTAGTAGGTAGCTATATACCGCTTAAAAAATCAGGTGCGAACTTCGTATGCGTATGCCCTTTTCATAATGACAAGCACCCATCAATGTCGGTTAGTCCAAGCAAGGGGATATATCACTGCTTTTCATGTAAGGCTGGTGGAGATGCGATTAAGTTTGTTATGGAGTATGAGAAGCTAGGTTATGCTGAGGCGATTGAGAAATTAGCGTCTATCTATAATGTAAGCTTAGAATACACAAGTAGCAAAAATGAGCCAAAAGTAAATAAGAAAATTTTAGAGAATTTGAATCTCCATTATAAAACGCTTTTGTATAAAAATCCTGAAGCTATAAATTATTTAAAAAGTCGCTCTATCAGCGATGCCATCATAGAAAAATGGGAGCTTGGCTGGGCAGCAGGCTCGCAAAATACTCTAAATTTGCTCCAAAATGAGGGCATTGAGCCAAAAGAGGCTTTAGAAGTTGGTGCTATCAAGCAAAATGAGAGCGGATACTACGCTAGTTTTATCAACCGCATAACATTTCCTATATATAATCATCTTGGGAATTTAGTAGGCTTTGGTGGTCGCACCATTAGCGATAATCCAGCTAAATATATCAATAGCCCACAAAGCCAAATTTTTGATAAATCTAAGATATTTTATGGCTATGATAAGGCTAAAAATGAGATTTATAGGTCTCAATCAGTGGTGATTTGTGAAGGTTATATGGATTGTATTATGCTTCATGCTGCTGGGGTAAATAACGCTGTAGCAGTCCTTGGCACGGCTCTAACTCAAAAGCATATCCCGCTAATTAAAAGGGGTGATATCAAGGTTACTTTAAGCTTTGATAGCGACGCAGCCGGAGTTAATGCAGCCTTTAAAAGCTCAAAATTGCTAGTAGAGCATCAAATTGATGGTAAGGTTGTCTTAATCAGTGGTGGCAAGGATCCAGCCGAGCTAGTAGCAAGTGGTAAGGAGATGGAATTAAAAGAGCTATTAAGCGGTGGGGTTGAGCTTGGGGAGTTTTATATAACTCAGCTTGTTAAAAACCTAAATCCCAAAACCCCTTTAGAGATTTCCAAAGCACTTAAGGCTATCCAAGAATTTAGCTTTAATCTTGATCCTATAGTGGCTAACTCCTATAAAGCTCTTGTATCTACGCTTTTAGGAATTGAGATTAGCTCATTTAAATTAAGCAAAAATGTGAGCGTATCTAAAGCTGTAAATATCCCAAATAAGGCTTTAAATTTAGGAGAAAAAAGAGATATTGCCGAGCTATCAATCTTAAAAAATATGCTTATAAATCCTGAGTATTGCCAGATTGTAAAGCAGTATTATGGTATTGAAATTTTTAAAGATAAGGCTGCGTATAGAGCGGTTGTAGGCTCACAAAGCCAAGATAACGAGCATATAAGGGAGCTTGAATTGCAAGATAATTTAGAAGAGTATAGAAGTGTAAATGAGCTTCATAATGCTATTAGACCCCTTGCGGTGGGCTATTATGAGAGACTTTTAAAAAGTGCAAAGCTAACGCTTGAAGAGATAATTGAGTGTAAAAAAAGAATATCAATATTAAAAGGAAAAAGATGA
- a CDS encoding tetratricopeptide repeat protein — translation MYLDFFFIEYRDPIFGLIVLFSVLLLIAVLSYFWGVFSLKDQKNSIDKFVSKFQSQSQLDPKYQNMLLNLDIDSNSLGVLAGIFARSGDFNKAISIYLIALKKAAKKGEKEFIFLNLGKAYLKAGFIERSTEVFLESIKLSTKNIDALSHLGLGFEKLRMYQKSLEVLDALNEQGVEVSRQIAYTKALQIKNSNMEFSQKIAKFNKLADEFNLINRMILETYIANNKDINEIKLKPNLDSCIDILYLNDGILEGDEYKELYSAKGQNNAPISDFNLNLLKIAKANNLNATLSFSYICNECKSSYPLFFYRCNHCARLGSCAIIPNVIKESDENSIAF, via the coding sequence TTGTATTTGGACTTTTTTTTCATTGAGTATAGGGATCCTATTTTTGGGCTTATTGTTCTTTTTAGTGTTTTGCTTTTGATAGCGGTTTTAAGCTATTTTTGGGGAGTGTTTTCACTCAAAGATCAAAAAAATAGCATAGATAAATTTGTTAGCAAATTTCAATCCCAAAGCCAACTAGACCCAAAATACCAAAATATGCTATTAAACCTTGATATAGACTCAAATTCACTTGGGGTTTTAGCTGGGATTTTTGCTAGGAGTGGGGATTTTAACAAGGCTATTAGTATATATTTAATCGCTCTTAAAAAGGCTGCTAAAAAGGGCGAAAAAGAGTTTATATTTTTAAATTTAGGAAAAGCCTATTTAAAAGCTGGATTTATAGAGCGATCTACGGAGGTATTTTTAGAATCCATTAAATTAAGCACCAAAAATATTGACGCACTTAGCCATCTTGGGCTAGGATTTGAAAAGCTTAGAATGTATCAAAAAAGCCTTGAAGTTTTAGATGCTCTAAATGAGCAAGGCGTAGAAGTATCTAGGCAAATAGCATATACAAAAGCTCTACAGATAAAAAATAGCAATATGGAATTTAGTCAAAAAATCGCTAAATTTAATAAATTAGCTGATGAGTTTAATCTGATAAATCGTATGATTTTAGAAACTTATATCGCAAATAATAAAGATATAAATGAGATAAAATTAAAGCCAAATTTAGATAGTTGTATAGATATTTTATATCTTAATGATGGGATTTTAGAAGGTGATGAGTATAAGGAGTTATATAGTGCCAAAGGGCAAAATAACGCTCCAATTAGCGATTTTAATCTCAATCTTTTAAAGATTGCTAAGGCAAATAATCTAAATGCCACCTTAAGCTTTAGCTACATTTGCAATGAGTGTAAAAGCTCATATCCGCTATTTTTTTATCGGTGTAATCACTGCGCTAGGCTAGGAAGCTGTGCTATTATCCCAAATGTTATAAAGGAGAGCGATGAAAATAGTATCGCTTTTTAG
- the rnhA gene encoding ribonuclease HI — MKIVSLFSDGSCLNNPGVGGWAYILEYEKHTKNDSGAVLNTTNNQMELLAIINGLKALKEPCIVNLYTDSSYAANGINSWLEGWKKKSFKNVKNIELWQEIDRLIQIHKVKAYWIKAHAGHPQNERCDQLAKDAATKLQKEE; from the coding sequence ATGAAAATAGTATCGCTTTTTAGCGATGGAAGTTGCTTAAATAATCCTGGAGTTGGTGGCTGGGCGTATATCTTAGAGTATGAAAAACACACTAAAAATGATAGCGGAGCAGTGCTAAATACCACAAATAACCAAATGGAGCTTTTAGCAATCATTAATGGCTTAAAGGCTTTAAAAGAGCCTTGTATTGTCAATCTTTATACAGATAGTAGCTACGCAGCAAATGGGATTAACTCCTGGCTTGAAGGGTGGAAGAAAAAGAGCTTTAAAAATGTCAAAAATATAGAGCTTTGGCAAGAGATAGATAGATTAATCCAAATTCACAAAGTCAAGGCTTATTGGATCAAAGCTCACGCTGGCCATCCGCAAAATGAGCGTTGCGATCAATTAGCCAAAGACGCAGCGACAAAACTACAAAAGGAGGAGTAG
- the rnc gene encoding ribonuclease III, which produces MDKIREFQKLLKYKFKNINLLKEAMTHKSIKNSTNNERLEFLGDAVVDLIVGEYLYHKFKGKKEGDLSKLRASLVNEDSLAKIAIKLRIGEFLYLSTAEENNAGREKPSLISDALEALIGAIYLESGIDTAKKIFILLLEENFPDISLNSLTKDYKTTLQELTQASIGVAPKYELISSSGPDHKKSFEMAVLLNGKEIARATGSSKKSAEQACALKALEILE; this is translated from the coding sequence ATGGATAAGATAAGAGAATTTCAAAAGCTTTTAAAATATAAATTTAAAAATATAAATCTATTAAAAGAGGCCATGACTCACAAAAGTATCAAAAACTCCACAAATAACGAACGGCTAGAGTTTTTAGGCGATGCGGTGGTGGATTTGATCGTTGGGGAGTATTTGTATCATAAATTCAAAGGCAAAAAAGAGGGCGATCTAAGCAAATTAAGAGCCTCATTAGTAAATGAAGATAGCCTTGCTAAGATCGCTATAAAGCTTAGAATTGGGGAGTTTTTATACCTTTCAACCGCTGAAGAAAATAACGCCGGAAGAGAAAAGCCAAGCCTAATAAGCGACGCCTTAGAAGCCCTAATAGGAGCGATATATCTAGAGAGTGGGATAGATACTGCTAAGAAAATTTTTATCTTGCTTTTAGAGGAGAATTTCCCTGATATTAGTCTAAATTCGCTAACTAAAGATTATAAAACCACGCTCCAAGAGCTAACTCAAGCTAGTATAGGAGTAGCACCAAAATATGAGCTAATAAGCTCAAGTGGCCCAGATCATAAAAAGAGCTTTGAGATGGCTGTGCTACTAAATGGCAAAGAGATCGCAAGAGCCACAGGAAGTAGCAAAAAATCAGCCGAACAAGCCTGTGCTTTAAAGGCTTTAGAGATATTAGAATAG
- the aroC gene encoding chorismate synthase — protein MNTFGTKFRLSTFGESHGVAIGGVIDGIPAGIKVDMSFIQSELDRRRPGGKYATSRKESDKIEILSGIYDGFTTGCPIGFIVANTSQHSKDYDNIKDLFRPGHADYTYFAKFGIRDHRGGGRSSARESVARVAGGAFAGLLLREFDIDIQSCVRQIGDIKADKIDFEFANSSEIFWADESTEESAKELILNTKNSNDSLGASVLTIIHNAPAGLGEVLYNKLDATLASAMMGINGVKAVEIGDGISVASMLGSQNNDYMDKNGFMSNHCGGILGGISNGSDIVIKSYFKPTPSIFKAQPTLNLNGDETICELRGRHDPCIGVRGSVVATAMARLVIADMLLLNATSNLNNLKRIYR, from the coding sequence ATGAATACATTTGGGACTAAATTTAGATTAAGCACATTTGGCGAAAGTCACGGCGTAGCTATAGGTGGTGTGATAGATGGGATTCCAGCCGGTATTAAAGTCGATATGAGCTTTATCCAAAGTGAGCTTGATAGGCGTCGCCCCGGTGGCAAATACGCCACTTCAAGAAAAGAGAGTGATAAGATAGAGATTTTAAGCGGAATTTATGATGGTTTTACCACCGGTTGCCCTATTGGCTTTATAGTGGCTAATACCTCTCAACACTCCAAAGATTATGATAATATCAAAGATCTATTTCGACCAGGGCATGCTGATTATACATATTTTGCTAAATTTGGGATTAGAGATCATAGGGGTGGTGGTAGAAGTAGCGCTAGAGAGAGTGTAGCAAGGGTTGCTGGCGGGGCATTTGCGGGGTTGCTTTTAAGAGAATTTGATATAGATATCCAAAGTTGCGTAAGGCAAATTGGCGATATAAAAGCTGATAAAATCGACTTTGAATTTGCGAATTCTAGTGAGATTTTTTGGGCTGATGAATCCACAGAAGAGAGTGCTAAGGAGCTAATATTAAATACCAAAAACTCAAATGATAGCCTTGGGGCTAGTGTATTAACCATCATTCATAACGCTCCAGCTGGGCTAGGCGAAGTGCTATATAATAAGCTTGATGCGACCTTAGCTAGTGCTATGATGGGGATAAATGGGGTAAAGGCTGTAGAGATAGGAGATGGCATAAGCGTAGCTAGTATGCTTGGTAGTCAAAATAATGATTATATGGATAAAAATGGATTTATGAGCAATCATTGTGGCGGGATTTTAGGCGGTATTAGTAATGGCAGCGATATTGTGATTAAGAGCTATTTTAAGCCAACGCCAAGCATTTTTAAGGCTCAACCAACTCTAAATTTAAATGGTGATGAGACGATATGTGAGCTTCGTGGCAGACATGATCCATGTATTGGAGTGCGTGGGAGCGTGGTAGCTACGGCAATGGCAAGGCTAGTTATAGCTGATATGTTACTTTTAAACGCAACTTCAAATTTAAATAATTTAAAAAGGATATATAGATGA
- a CDS encoding N-acetyl sugar amidotransferase, producing MRYCDFCVMPDSRPGIKFTTLKDGRLKCSACINHENKKNIDYKSRFKELEALCDKHRGRNGKNDYDCAIAVSGGKDSHFQVHIMKEVLGMNPVLFSVEDNFTMTKAGKSNLRNLSEEFGCHIISLKPNIKTQKALMLYTFEKYGKPTWYIDRLIYSYPFAMAAKFNTPLLVYGENVSYEYGGSDAVETPSAKDIFLNGVASDIDLSGVDIDLKDLQLFYDPNSSNLDIDSLEPIYLSYFIKWNSYSNYIFAKSRGFSDLKSEWDRTHTIESFDQVDSVAYIVHAWMKYPKFGHAMATDYASRLVRYGLMSRDEAVKLVKEKDHALDSRCVDDFCNFIGINKSKFWQIIEKHYNKDIFIKNEFGEYKLKYELN from the coding sequence ATGCGATATTGTGATTTTTGCGTAATGCCAGATAGTAGGCCAGGGATTAAATTTACCACCTTAAAAGATGGAAGGCTAAAGTGTAGTGCGTGTATAAATCACGAAAATAAGAAAAATATCGATTACAAATCTAGATTTAAAGAGCTTGAAGCTTTATGTGATAAGCACAGAGGCCGAAATGGCAAAAATGACTATGACTGCGCTATCGCTGTAAGTGGAGGTAAGGATAGCCACTTTCAAGTCCATATAATGAAAGAGGTTTTAGGGATGAATCCGGTGCTTTTTAGCGTTGAGGATAACTTCACAATGACAAAAGCTGGTAAGAGTAATTTAAGAAATTTAAGCGAAGAATTTGGTTGTCATATAATATCTTTAAAACCAAATATCAAAACCCAAAAAGCCCTAATGCTCTACACATTTGAAAAATACGGCAAACCAACATGGTATATAGATCGCCTTATATATAGTTATCCATTTGCCATGGCGGCGAAATTTAATACTCCGCTTTTGGTATATGGCGAAAATGTTAGCTACGAGTATGGTGGTAGTGACGCAGTAGAGACTCCAAGCGCTAAAGATATATTTTTAAATGGCGTAGCAAGCGATATTGATTTAAGTGGCGTAGATATAGACCTTAAAGATCTACAATTATTCTATGACCCAAATAGCTCAAATTTGGATATAGATAGCCTTGAACCTATATATTTAAGCTATTTTATCAAGTGGAATTCATACTCTAATTATATCTTTGCTAAAAGCAGAGGCTTTAGCGATTTAAAGAGCGAATGGGATAGAACGCATACTATAGAGTCCTTTGACCAAGTAGATAGCGTAGCATATATCGTCCATGCGTGGATGAAATACCCTAAATTTGGCCACGCTATGGCTACTGATTACGCCTCTAGATTAGTAAGATATGGCTTAATGAGTAGAGATGAAGCCGTTAAATTAGTAAAAGAGAAAGACCACGCACTAGACTCTAGGTGCGTAGATGACTTTTGTAATTTTATAGGTATCAACAAATCCAAATTTTGGCAAATAATAGAAAAACATTATAATAAAGATATATTTATTAAGAATGAATTTGGCGAATATAAACTAAAATATGAGTTAAACTAA
- a CDS encoding UPF0323 family lipoprotein has protein sequence MKHIKKLKDIGIASGVGAIIAFGLAGCGSSGDSSMAQAIQKQGATVFIEKTSDGSYKIADEFPSNETRIFLREKDANGAMSERLLSQAEIDKLLQEENAKIDAGTSGLTNSNLSSGSGGLGLGEAILASAAGAIIGSWIGSKLFNNPAYQNTRQGAYNNPSTYNRSVNSFNKAATSSTASKAGSNARSGFFGGGSGSGSSQATGG, from the coding sequence ATGAAGCATATTAAAAAGTTAAAAGATATTGGTATAGCTAGTGGAGTGGGTGCCATCATAGCATTTGGCTTAGCGGGGTGTGGTAGCTCTGGGGATTCATCTATGGCTCAAGCTATCCAAAAGCAAGGCGCAACGGTATTTATAGAAAAAACCAGCGATGGAAGCTACAAAATTGCTGATGAATTCCCAAGCAATGAGACAAGAATATTTTTACGAGAAAAAGATGCTAATGGAGCAATGAGTGAGAGATTACTAAGCCAAGCTGAAATAGACAAGCTCTTACAAGAAGAAAATGCCAAAATAGACGCTGGAACAAGCGGTCTAACTAACTCAAATTTAAGTAGCGGAAGCGGTGGTCTAGGACTAGGCGAAGCCATCTTAGCTAGCGCAGCTGGTGCGATAATAGGAAGCTGGATCGGCTCAAAGCTATTTAACAATCCAGCCTACCAAAACACTCGCCAAGGAGCATACAACAACCCAAGCACATACAATAGAAGCGTAAATAGCTTCAATAAAGCCGCCACAAGCTCCACTGCCTCAAAAGCTGGAAGCAACGCTAGAAGCGGATTTTTTGGAGGCGGAAGCGGTAGCGGCTCAAGCCAAGCTACTGGGGGTTGA
- a CDS encoding major outer membrane protein yields MKLVKLSLSAIISVATISSVSNAKTLEDNGGGYSPLTTSSVSSAGILEDTMKNIDISGYSRYRYDSEYNDIEGYINKHRFTSDINFQSALDDNFFGVIGFRYDSGDNSGENSDAATQVGTNDTGFNYDNYGQTFNVRQFYLGYKAGNTTITAGRQVLGTFFTDDMVGTGIKVLNNDINGLTLAGMAFDNLQNDNDIRTRFYFIGKRNSPQAEFVTDRNLYSVAAIGSYDLVSFQLWYAAIDSVAQLYATDLLIGANIADIDLSLQAQYAGSSMWAENFRLGLVLPLDDAKFAAIEAGAKAFGFDANAGYVWFDTDAVSLISFEDQGSFIDAGENILEYSLISGENKYWFLKAGYTFANKVRVGADYVSGEVTRKRINSTTNEYEAVARVDYKYSKKLNFKAWYSYINRDTIIGDYKHLRFEARYNF; encoded by the coding sequence ATGAAATTAGTCAAACTAAGCTTATCTGCTATTATAAGCGTAGCTACCATCTCAAGCGTATCAAACGCTAAGACACTTGAAGATAATGGGGGGGGGTATTCTCCTTTAACTACTTCAAGCGTGTCAAGTGCTGGGATACTTGAAGATACCATGAAAAATATAGATATATCAGGGTATTCAAGATATAGATATGATAGCGAATATAATGATATTGAAGGTTATATTAATAAACATAGATTTACATCTGATATAAATTTTCAATCTGCTTTAGATGATAATTTCTTTGGCGTTATCGGCTTTAGGTATGATAGCGGCGATAACTCTGGCGAAAATTCTGACGCTGCTACCCAGGTAGGGACAAATGATACGGGCTTTAACTATGATAATTATGGTCAAACATTCAATGTTCGCCAATTCTACCTAGGATACAAAGCTGGTAACACCACTATCACAGCTGGTCGCCAAGTGCTAGGCACATTCTTTACTGATGATATGGTAGGCACTGGTATTAAAGTGCTTAATAACGATATTAACGGGCTTACTTTAGCTGGTATGGCATTTGATAACCTTCAAAATGATAATGATATTAGGACGAGATTTTATTTCATTGGCAAGAGAAACTCCCCGCAAGCAGAATTTGTAACCGATAGAAATCTCTATAGCGTAGCTGCTATTGGCTCATATGATCTAGTTAGCTTCCAGCTATGGTATGCTGCTATTGATAGCGTAGCTCAACTATACGCTACTGATTTGCTAATAGGAGCAAATATAGCCGATATAGATCTCAGCTTACAAGCTCAATACGCTGGCTCAAGTATGTGGGCAGAAAATTTTAGACTTGGTTTAGTATTGCCTTTAGATGATGCTAAATTTGCAGCTATAGAAGCTGGCGCTAAAGCCTTTGGCTTTGATGCGAATGCCGGTTATGTATGGTTTGATACAGATGCAGTGTCGTTAATCTCATTTGAAGACCAAGGTAGTTTTATAGACGCTGGTGAAAATATACTAGAATACTCTTTAATAAGTGGCGAAAATAAATATTGGTTTTTAAAAGCTGGTTATACATTTGCTAATAAAGTAAGAGTAGGTGCTGACTATGTATCTGGCGAAGTAACACGCAAAAGAATCAACTCAACTACCAATGAGTATGAAGCCGTAGCTAGAGTGGATTATAAATATAGCAAAAAGCTAAATTTTAAAGCTTGGTACTCATATATCAATAGAGATACAATTATAGGAGATTATAAACATTTAAGATTTGAGGCTAGATATAATTTTTAA
- a CDS encoding flagellin B — MSFRINTNIAAMNAHANSVVNDRALSSSLGRLSSGLRIQTAADDASGLVIADSLKSQANSLGQAISNGNDAIGIVQTADKAMDEQIKILDTIKTKAIQAAQDGQNSDSRRALQNDISRLLEELDMIATTTSFNGQQLLNGNFSNKNFQIGAYSNETAKVSIGATNSNTIGHTRFETTNNGIFSTVSALSAQDVIVKLSGVDGFPNGYTFQTISGTVLKTDGYKAIAEMMNGVSDKTGVKVNVNNTQIFSTAVKAGDIKNLMINGVTIGNIKTQANDADNALIGAINSKKDETGVEASLDNGRLVLAAKDGRAIVVGTFSDSYTAMGGRLSGASTGSVAGQGAVFLGQITFVRQDARDIKVGIQGISQVSGLSDAAISFASVASNAYNQASVNLKYMNSGTISSALAKAMGYFDGGASNAGGWGDQAGGVNTYGGAQAMVDVAESARKTLDKLRADLGSVQNQLVATINNITVTQVNVKSAESQIRDVDFASESANFSKFNILAQSGSYAMSQANAVQQNILRLLQ, encoded by the coding sequence ATGAGTTTTAGAATAAACACCAACATAGCAGCTATGAATGCTCATGCTAACTCAGTAGTAAATGATAGAGCTCTTAGTAGCTCACTAGGTCGCCTTAGCTCTGGTCTTAGGATACAAACAGCAGCTGATGATGCCTCAGGGCTTGTTATAGCTGATAGCTTAAAATCTCAAGCAAATTCTCTAGGTCAGGCTATATCTAATGGTAATGACGCTATAGGTATAGTCCAAACAGCTGATAAGGCTATGGATGAGCAGATTAAAATACTTGATACTATTAAAACTAAAGCTATCCAAGCAGCTCAAGATGGACAAAATAGTGATTCAAGAAGAGCTTTACAAAACGATATATCAAGACTACTTGAAGAGCTTGATATGATAGCTACTACTACAAGCTTTAATGGACAACAACTATTAAATGGTAACTTCTCAAACAAAAACTTCCAAATAGGTGCTTATAGCAATGAGACTGCTAAGGTAAGTATAGGGGCTACAAATTCAAATACTATAGGGCATACGAGGTTTGAGACTACGAATAATGGTATATTCTCTACTGTATCCGCATTGTCAGCACAAGATGTTATTGTAAAACTCAGTGGCGTAGATGGTTTTCCTAATGGATACACATTCCAAACAATCTCTGGAACGGTTTTAAAAACCGATGGCTACAAAGCAATCGCTGAAATGATGAATGGCGTAAGCGATAAAACTGGTGTAAAAGTAAATGTAAATAATACACAAATTTTTAGTACTGCCGTAAAAGCTGGAGATATCAAAAATTTAATGATTAATGGTGTAACAATTGGCAATATAAAAACCCAAGCCAATGACGCTGATAACGCTCTAATCGGAGCAATCAACTCTAAAAAAGATGAAACTGGAGTAGAGGCTAGTTTAGATAATGGTCGTTTAGTATTAGCAGCTAAAGATGGTAGAGCGATTGTTGTTGGAACATTCTCTGATAGTTATACGGCAATGGGTGGTAGATTGTCTGGTGCTTCTACTGGAAGCGTAGCTGGTCAAGGTGCAGTATTCTTAGGTCAAATAACCTTTGTCCGCCAAGATGCTAGAGATATTAAAGTTGGCATTCAAGGTATTTCGCAAGTTTCTGGTTTATCAGATGCGGCTATTAGTTTTGCTTCGGTAGCTTCAAATGCCTATAATCAAGCTTCGGTAAATTTAAAATATATGAATTCTGGAACTATTAGTTCAGCACTTGCTAAAGCAATGGGTTATTTCGATGGTGGAGCCTCTAATGCTGGTGGCTGGGGCGATCAAGCCGGTGGGGTAAATACTTATGGCGGAGCTCAAGCTATGGTAGATGTAGCTGAATCAGCTAGAAAAACGCTAGATAAACTAAGAGCAGATCTAGGCTCAGTCCAGAACCAATTAGTAGCTACGATTAATAATATCACAGTTACCCAAGTCAATGTCAAATCCGCTGAAAGCCAAATAAGAGATGTGGATTTTGCTAGTGAGAGTGCGAATTTCTCTAAATTTAATATCCTAGCTCAAAGTGGTAGCTACGCTATGAGCCAAGCTAACGCTGTCCAACAAAATATATTAAGATTGTTACAATAA